Proteins from a single region of Trichomycterus rosablanca isolate fTriRos1 chromosome 16, fTriRos1.hap1, whole genome shotgun sequence:
- the nxf1b gene encoding nuclear RNA export factor 1: MATADEPRYYNEHDDRVGGNKVRRRKGRGPFRAPLYSDQLPKQRHRGGQGGGGGQGGGGGPGPRSRFKEDDGDITMSDDCQDGGSQRRFNPYGRNQNRHDNRRGGKDRGGGNSGGNHIARGGGNGNSGGGGGGRRWFRMSIPHGKKYDRQWLISALRGVCSVPFQPIQFHFEGNRAQFYVDDSTTANALLKASRKITDRDGFKIAIVMSSCPPPSGNQDLKPEDLEHLKQCMSKRFDGSQQALDLNNIRVDPDLVSQNIDITLNRKNSMQAVIKIIEENIPELVCLNLSNNKLFKLDDLTDIITKVPNLKVLNLSHNEIKTERELDRIKGLKLMELSLQRNPLCEHFKDHADYISAIRQRFPKLLKLDGQDLPPPIGFDLEVAPATLPPCKPSYFASEELKVLIQCFLQQYYAIYDSADRQPLLDAYHDGAAFSLIIPFTMQNPSKCSLGEYQKDCRNIKKVKDSTTRFRLLKHTRLNVVAFLNELPKTQHDIASFNIDVNTYTSTLLSFTVSGVFKEVDGKSRDSYRAFSRVFIAMPQGNGTICLVNDELFIRNATTEEIRRAFVAPAPTPSSSPVPTLSATQQEMLAAFSRTSCMNLEWSQKCLQDNDWDFERAGQIFTDLKAHGKIPDVAFIM; this comes from the exons ATGGCGACAGCAGATGAACCGAGATACTACAACG AACATGATGATCGTGTTGGAGGTAACAAAGTACGGCGTAGGAAGGGAAGAGGACCATTCAGAGCACCTCTGTACAGTGATCAGTTGCCAAAGCAAAGGCATCGTGGAGGACAAGGTGGTGGGGGAGGACAAGGAGGAGGCGGTGGGCCTGGTCCCAGGTCCAGATTTAAAGAGGATGATGGAGATATCACCATGTCAGATGACTGTCAAGATGGAGGATCACAACGGCGATT CAATCCTTATGGGCGTAATCAAAATAGACACGATAATCGTAGAGGAGGAAAGGACAGAGGAGGAGGAAATAGTGGTGGAAACCACATTGCTCGTGGAGGTGGGAATGGAAATTCAGGAGGAGGTGGTGGAGGTCGCAGGTGGTTCAGGATGTCT ATTCCCCATGGGAAAAAATATGATAGGCAGTGGCTTATCTCTGCACTCCGGGGAGTTTGCTCAGTACCCTTTCAACCCATTCAG TTCCATTTTGAAGGCAATCGAGCACAGTTCTATGTCGATGATTCCACCACAGCTAATGCTTTACTAAAAGCTTCAAGAAAAATCACTGATCGAGATGGATTCAAG ATAGCTATTGTGATGAGCTCCTGTCCACCACCCAGTGGCAACCAGGACCTAAAACCTGAGGATCTTGAGCATCTAAAG CAATGCATGTCCAAGCGCTTTGATGGTTCTCAACAGGCCCTCGATTTAAACAACATAAGAGTTGATCCAG ATTTGGTTTCTCAGAATATAGACATCACATTGAATCGGAAAAACTCCATGCAAGCAGTCATCAAGATTATTGAAGAAAACATCCCAGAG CTGGTTTGTTTAAACCTTAGCAACAACAAGTTATTCAAGCTTGATGACCTGACTGACATCATCACCAAAGTTCCCAATCTGAAGGTTCTGAATCTCTCACACAATGAG ATCAAGACCGAAAGAGAGCTGGACAGAATTAAGGGTCTGAAGCTGATGGAGTTGTCACTACAGAGAAACCCTCTGTGTGAACATTTCAAAGACCATGCAGATTACATAAG TGCTATACGGCAGAGGTTTCCCAAACTGCTCAAACTG GATGGACAAGATCTTCCTCCTCCCATTGGCTTTGATCTGGAAGTTGCCCCTGCAACTCTGCCACCCTGCAAG CCCAGTTACTTCGCCTCAGAAGAACTCAAAGTGCTCATCCAGTGTTTCCTGCAACA GTATTATGCTATATATGACTCGGCAGACAGACAGCCACTGCTCGATGCCTATCACGATGGTGCAGCGTTCTCGCTCATCATCCCTTTCACCATGCAGAACCCTTCCAA ATGCAGTTTGGGAGAGTATCAGAAAGACTGTCGTAACATCAAGAAAGTGAAGGACTCCA CTACAAGGTTCCGTTTGCTGAAGCACACACGTTTGAATGTGGTTGCATTCTTAAATGAGTTGCCCAAGACCCAGCACGATATTGCCTCATTTAATATTGATGTCAACACCTACACT AGCACGTTGTTGTCATTTACGGTTAGTGGAGTGTTTAAAGAAG tgGATGGCAAATCCCGTGACTCCTACAGAGCTTTCTCTCGAGTGTTCATCGCCATGCCTCAAGGAAACGGAAC GATATGTTTAGTCAATGATGAGCTGTTTATCAGGAATGCCACGACAGAGGAAATTCGACGGGCGTTCGTTGCCCCTGCACCAACCCCCTCCAGTAGCCCCGTGCCCACGCTGTCCGCCACACAACAGGAAATGCTTGCTGCTTTCTCACGGACGTCTTGCATGAACCTGGAGTGGTCTCAAAA
- the plvapa gene encoding plasmalemma vesicle associated protein a produces the protein MYNSSYSKHGNMAWKAKKMAKSEGKSCGYYMKIVFFFSSLIQSLIIVSLVLFLVYGQPEHTAEEKRVQELEQNYGRLTMENLNLRAKQKNLTQQLNVTLTAKKLVDKDLSILRKLTNTSTVSINFLQSKWKQCEMEKKTQNTNPICPNVFCPHVRASDFAFQQTEEMLKLVRANFSEKMSVMGMELDNAKKEKIRYQLEAIDTRRDKAFLEERITIYEKMCKEDFVQSLQGIPDVTREFLKRVDELLMKHDSFQLTCEKQSRQLEDIRANCSSLSTEVENKLQVYLDRVGSQVTTIVGANAKYITENRQLKEDSTWCKSNRSAMIGENQKVLKQVQLKHDQDVENLLLQVRKLTGNERLQRDLLSLKDTEVKMLTENIKNLNVSLTSCKALQKSPFAQFPGGAASSYQWPSTGTSGLGTLGSSSTGLGSMGSSEAAYGRTGLTGSSGTGFGSTGSSGTAYTRTGAGGGGTRHKLISTCESFNGMQKQTKAVTKDPAKD, from the exons atgtataatTCAAGCTATTCAAAACATGGCAACATGGCATGGAAGGCCAAGAAAATGGCTAAATCTGAGGGGAAGAGTTGTGGTTACTACATGAAAATAGTcttctttttttcctctctgATCCAGTCTCTCATCATCGTCAGCCTGGTGCTGTTTCTGGTTTATGGACAACCAGAGCACACAGCGGAGGAGAAAAGAGTACAGGAACTGGAGCAAAATTATGGAAGACTAACAATGGAAAACCTCAATCTTCGTGCAAAGCAAAAGAACCTCACCCAGCAACTGAATGTTACTCTTACTGCGAAGAAGCTCGTCGATAAAGACCTCAGTATACTACGCAAACTGACCAACACTTCAACTGTTAGCATTAATTTCTTACAGTCCAAATGG AAACAATGTGAAATGGAGAAAAAGACACAAAACACAAATCCAATCTGCCCCAATGTCTTCTGCCCTCACG tcAGAGCCAGTGACTTCGCTTTTCAACAAACTGAAGAAATGCTGAAATTAGTCAGGGCAAACTTCTCAGAAAAAATGTCTGTTATGGGAATGGAGTTGGATAACGCCAAGAAAGAGAAGATAAGGTATCAATTGGAAGCGATTGACACCCGGCGTGACAAAGCCTTTCTTGAGGAGAGGATTACCATTTATGAGAAAATGTGTAAGGAAGATTTTGTCCAGTCTTTACAAGGAATCCCAGACGTGACTCGGGAATTTCTCAAAAGAGTTGATGAGCTGTTAATGAAGCACGACTCTTTTCAACTAACATGTGAAAAACAAAGTCGGCAACTCGAAGACATCCGGGCAAACTGCAGCAGCCTGTCAACAGAAGTGGAAAACAAGCTTCAGGTATATCTGGACCGAGTGGGAAGTCAGGTTACGACTATTGTGGGTGCAAATGCCAAGTACATAACAGAGAACAGACAGCTCAAAGAGGATTCTACCTGGTGCAAAAGCAATCGCAGTGCCATGATTGGGGAGAACCAAAAGGTTCTCAAGCAAGTCCAGCTTAAGCATGACCAAGATGTGGAGAATCTTCTGCTGCAGGTTAGGAAACTAACTGGAAATGAAAGACTTCAACGAGATCTACTGTCACTCAAAGACACTGAAGTTAAAATGCTTACTGAGAATATCAAGAACCTTAATGTATCATTAACCAGTTGTAAG GCATTGCAAAAAAGTCCATTTGCACAATTTCCCGGAGGTGCAGCCTCCTCGTACCAGTGGCCAAGCACTG GCACATCAGGACTGGGTACTCTAGGTTCAAGTAGTACCGGTTTGGGCAGTATGGGATCAAGTGAGGCTGCATATGGTAGAACAGGGTTGACTG GATCAAGTGGAACAGGGTTTGGCAGTACTGGATCAAGTGGAACAGCCTACACCAGGACAGGTGCTGGTGGAGGAGGAACCAG GCACAAATTAATCAGCACTTGCGAGAGCTTCAACGGTATGCAAAAGCAGACTAAAGCGGTGACCAAAGACCCAGCAAAAGACTAA
- the bscl2 gene encoding seipin isoform X1 — protein MGPVLIWLQDVAAVTLLRARRTLLRAAIFFCVLVLLLWVSIFLYGSFYYSYMPTVSFSTPVNYQYRTDCGSGNSVLCSFPMANVSLLKNGKEQVMMYGQPYRVSLELEMPESPVNEQLGMFMVKMCCYSKDGRIVSTVSRSAMLHYRSSLLQILSTLVFSPLLVTGLSEQKQLIEVELYSDYRSDSYQPTVGAVIEIQSRQVQIYSAHLRIHAYFTGIRYLLYNFPLTSAVIGVASNFTFLSVIVLFSYLQFIWGGFWPPDQVRVQVMMGNTTRLQQRREEARRRMRTTASAPNINYEREQDARVDQAPEPDQTGTLGNKTGEPGAIRVIGLVGESGQDDENALESDEAGVSLEAPYSTAGTNATEKEAEAEPDSNLRQRHGPWMSL, from the exons ATGGGTCCCGTTCTGATTTGGCTTCAGGACGTGGCAGCTGTGACTCTTCTGAGGGCTCGGCGAACACTGCTCCGGGCTGCCATCTTCTTCTGTGTGCTTGTGCTGCTACTGTGGGTTTCCATCTTCCTATATGGCAGCTTTTATTACTCCTACATGCCCACAGTTAGCTTCTCCACACCAGTAAACTACCAGTACAG GACAGATTGTGGGTCAGGGAACtctgttctttgttcttttccAATGGCCAATGTTTCTCTTCTGAAAAATGGCAAAGAGCAG GTAATGATGTATGGCCAGCCCTACAGGGTCTCTCTTGAACTGGAGATGCCGGAATCTCCTGTTAATGAGCAGCTTGGCATGTTTATGGTCAAAATGTGCTGCTACAGCAAAGACGGAAGGATTGTTTCCACTGTGTCTCGCTCG GCCATGCTTCATTATCGCTCGAGTCTGCTGCAGATTCTCAGTACCTTGGTGTTCTCTCCATTACTGGTAACAGGGCTGTCTGAACAAAAACAGCTCATAGAGGTTGAGCTCTACTCAGACTACAGGTCAGACTCT TATCAGCCTACTGTTGGTGCAGTGATTGAGATTCAGTCTCGTCAGGTACAGATCTACTCTGCTCATCTTAGGATACATGCATACTTCACTGGGATCAG ATACCTCTTGTATAATTTCCCTCTGACATCAGCAGTCATAGGAGTCGCCAGTAACTTCACTTTCCTCAGTGTTATTGTGCTGTTTAGTTATTTGCAGTTTATCTGGGGGGGATTTTGGCCACCAGATCAGGTCAGAGTCCAG GTCATGATGGGAAATACTACACGTCTACAGCAGAGGAGAGAGGAGGCCCGGAGACGCATGCGCACTACAGCTAGTGCACCTA ATATTAActatgagagagaacaagatGCTCGTGTAGACCAAGCACCAGAGCCTGACCAAACTGGAACTCTTggaaataaaa CAGGTGAACCAGGTGCGATCAGAGTGATTGGATTGGTGGGTGAAAGTGGGCAGGATGATGAGAATG CTCTTGAGTCAGATGAAGCTGGTGTGTCTCTGGAGGCTCCATATAGTACAGCGGGGACCAACGCGACTGAAAAGGAGGCTGAGGCTGAGCCTGATTCCAACCTAAGGCAAAGACACGGGCCCTGGATGAGCCTCTGA
- the bscl2 gene encoding seipin isoform X2 translates to MGPVLIWLQDVAAVTLLRARRTLLRAAIFFCVLVLLLWVSIFLYGSFYYSYMPTVSFSTPVNYQYRTDCGSGNSVLCSFPMANVSLLKNGKEQVMMYGQPYRVSLELEMPESPVNEQLGMFMVKMCCYSKDGRIVSTVSRSAMLHYRSSLLQILSTLVFSPLLVTGLSEQKQLIEVELYSDYRSDSYQPTVGAVIEIQSRQVQIYSAHLRIHAYFTGIRYLLYNFPLTSAVIGVASNFTFLSVIVLFSYLQFIWGGFWPPDQVRVQVMMGNTTRLQQRREEARRRMRTTASAPNINYEREQDARVDQAPEPDQTGTLGNKSEPGAIRVIGLVGESGQDDENALESDEAGVSLEAPYSTAGTNATEKEAEAEPDSNLRQRHGPWMSL, encoded by the exons ATGGGTCCCGTTCTGATTTGGCTTCAGGACGTGGCAGCTGTGACTCTTCTGAGGGCTCGGCGAACACTGCTCCGGGCTGCCATCTTCTTCTGTGTGCTTGTGCTGCTACTGTGGGTTTCCATCTTCCTATATGGCAGCTTTTATTACTCCTACATGCCCACAGTTAGCTTCTCCACACCAGTAAACTACCAGTACAG GACAGATTGTGGGTCAGGGAACtctgttctttgttcttttccAATGGCCAATGTTTCTCTTCTGAAAAATGGCAAAGAGCAG GTAATGATGTATGGCCAGCCCTACAGGGTCTCTCTTGAACTGGAGATGCCGGAATCTCCTGTTAATGAGCAGCTTGGCATGTTTATGGTCAAAATGTGCTGCTACAGCAAAGACGGAAGGATTGTTTCCACTGTGTCTCGCTCG GCCATGCTTCATTATCGCTCGAGTCTGCTGCAGATTCTCAGTACCTTGGTGTTCTCTCCATTACTGGTAACAGGGCTGTCTGAACAAAAACAGCTCATAGAGGTTGAGCTCTACTCAGACTACAGGTCAGACTCT TATCAGCCTACTGTTGGTGCAGTGATTGAGATTCAGTCTCGTCAGGTACAGATCTACTCTGCTCATCTTAGGATACATGCATACTTCACTGGGATCAG ATACCTCTTGTATAATTTCCCTCTGACATCAGCAGTCATAGGAGTCGCCAGTAACTTCACTTTCCTCAGTGTTATTGTGCTGTTTAGTTATTTGCAGTTTATCTGGGGGGGATTTTGGCCACCAGATCAGGTCAGAGTCCAG GTCATGATGGGAAATACTACACGTCTACAGCAGAGGAGAGAGGAGGCCCGGAGACGCATGCGCACTACAGCTAGTGCACCTA ATATTAActatgagagagaacaagatGCTCGTGTAGACCAAGCACCAGAGCCTGACCAAACTGGAACTCTTggaaataaaa GTGAACCAGGTGCGATCAGAGTGATTGGATTGGTGGGTGAAAGTGGGCAGGATGATGAGAATG CTCTTGAGTCAGATGAAGCTGGTGTGTCTCTGGAGGCTCCATATAGTACAGCGGGGACCAACGCGACTGAAAAGGAGGCTGAGGCTGAGCCTGATTCCAACCTAAGGCAAAGACACGGGCCCTGGATGAGCCTCTGA